In Marmota flaviventris isolate mMarFla1 chromosome 17, mMarFla1.hap1, whole genome shotgun sequence, a single genomic region encodes these proteins:
- the Dhrs13 gene encoding dehydrogenase/reductase SDR family member 13, translating into MEALLLGAGLVLGAYVLIYYNLVKAPPCGGIGSLRGRTAVVTGSNSGIGKMTALELARRGARVVLACRSRERGEAAAFDLRQESGNNEVIFMALDLASLASVRAFATAFLRSEPRLDILIHNAGISSCGRTRETFNLLLRVNHIGPFLLTHLLLPRLKTCAPSRVVVVSSAAHRRGHLDFTRLDRPVVGWQQELRAYADSKLANVLFARELATQLEGTGVTCYAAHPGPVNSELFLRHVPGWLHPLLRPLAWLVLRAPKGGAQTPLYCALQEGIEPLSGRYFANCHVEEVLPAARDDRIAQRLWEASMRLAGLRPGENDEPDEKLQPEDPGAPCSPNTPHPEEPTVSEPFPGPRNSPDLSKVTHQIQVKTEPEPQVS; encoded by the exons ATGGAGGCACTGCTGCTAGGCGCCGGGCTGGTGCTGGGAGCCTATGTGCTAATCTACTATAACCTAGTGAAGGCCCCACCGTGCGGCGGCATCGGCAGTCTGCGCGGCCGCACGGCCGTGGTCACGG GATCCAACAGCGGCATCGGGAAGATGACGGCGCTGGAGCTGGCGCGCAGGGGAGCGCGCGTGGTGCTGGCCTGCCGCAGCCGGGAGCGCGGGGAGGCAGCCGCCTTCGACCTCCGTCAG GAGAGTGGGAACAATGAGGTTATCTTCATGGCCTTGGACTTGGCCAGTCTAGCCTCGGTGCGGGCCTTTGCCACTGCCTTCCTGAGGTCTGAGCCACGGCTGGACATCCTCATCCACAATGCCG GGATCAGTTCCTGTGGCCGAACCCGAGAAACCTTTAATTTGTTGCTGCGGGTGAACCACATTGGCCCCTTCCTGCTGACACATCTGCTGCTCCCTCGCCTGAAGACATGCGCCCCTAGCCGTGTGGTGGTGGTATCCTCAGCTGCCCACCGGCGTGGACACCTTGACTTCACACGCCTGGACCGCCCAGTGGTGGGCTGGCAGCAGGAGCTGCGGGCATATGCCGACAGTAAGCTGGCCAACGTACTGTTTGCCCGAGAGCTCGCCACCCAGCTTGAGGGCACTGGTGTCACCTGCTATGCAGCCCACCCAG GGCCTGTGAACTCAGAACTATTCCTGCGCCATGTTCCTGGATGGCTGCATCCACTTTTGCGCCCACTAGCTTGGCTGGTACTCCGGGCACCCAAAGGAGGTGCCCAGACTCCCCTGTACTGTGCTCTACAAGAGGGCATCGAGCCCCTCAGTGGAAGATACTTTGCCAACTGCCATGTGGAGGAGGTGCTCCCAGCTGCCCGAGATGACCGGATAGCCCAGCGACTGTGGGAGGCCAGCATGAGGCTGGCAGGGCTTAGGCCTGGGGAGAATGATGAACCTGATGAAAAGCTCCAACCTGAGGACCCAGGGGCCCCATGTTCTCCAAACACTCCCCACCCTGAGGAGCCCACAGTTTCTGAACCTTTCCCTGGCCCTCGGAATTCACCAGACTTGTCTAAGGTTACACATCAAATTCAGGTTAAAACTGAGCCTGAACCCCAAGTCTCCTAA
- the Flot2 gene encoding flotillin-2 isoform X2, with protein MGNCHTVGPNEALVVSGGCCGSDYKQYVFGGWAWAWWCISDTQRLSLEVMTILCRCENIETSEGVPLFVTGVAQVKIMTEKELLAVACEQFLGKNVQDIKNVVLQTLEGHLRSILGTLTVEQIYQDRDQFAKLVREVAAPDVGRMGIEILSFTIKDVYDKVDYLSSLGKTQTAVVQRDADIGVAEAERDAGIREAECKKEMLDVKFMADTKIADSKRAFELQKSAFSEEVNIKTAEAQLAYELQGAREQQKIRQEEIEIEVVQRKKQIAVEAQEILRTDKELIATVRRPAEAEAHRIQQIAEGEKVKQVLLAQAEAEKIRKIGEAEAAVIEAMGKAEAERMKLKAEAYQKYGDAAKMALVLEALPQIAAKIAAPLTKVDEIVVLSGDNSKVTSEVNRLLAELPASVHALTGVDLSKIPLIKKATGAQV; from the exons ATGGGCAACTGTCACACGGTGGGGCCCAACGAAGCGCTAGTGGTTTCAG GGGGCTGTTGTGGTTCTGACTACAAACAGTACGTGTTTGGcggctgggcctgggcctggtggTGTATCTCCGACACTCAGAG ACTGTCTCTGGAGGTTATGACCATCCTGTGTCGCTGTGAGAATATTGAGACGTCGGAGGGGGTCCCGCTATTCGTAACAGGGGTTGCACAG GTAAAGATCATGACAGAAAAGGAACTCTTGGCCGTGGCCTGCGAGCAGTTCCTGGGCAAGAATGTACAGGATATCAAGAACGTTGTCCTACAGACCCTAGAGGGGCATCTGCGTTCCATCCTAG GGACCCTGACTGTGGAACAGATATATCAGGATCGGGACCAGTTTGCCAAGTTAGTTCGAGAGGTGGCAGCCCCAGATGTTGGCCGCATGGGCATTGAGATCCTCAGCTTCACTATCAAA gaTGTTTATGACAAAGTGGACTATCTGAGTTCCCTGGGCAAGACTCAGACTGCCGTGGTGCAGAGAGATGCTGACATTGGTGTGGCCGAGGCTGAGCGGGATGCAGGCATCCGG GAAGCTGAGTGCAAAAAGGAGATGCTTGATGTGAAGTTCATGGCAGACACCAAGATTGCTGACTCTAAGAGAGCCTTTGAACTACAAAAGTCAGCCTTCAGTGAAGAAGTCAATATCAAA ACAGCTGAGGCCCAGTTGGCCTATGAGCTACAAGGGGCCCGTGAGCAGCAGAAGATCCGGCAGGAAGAGATTGAAATTGAAGTTGTGCAGCGTAAGAAGCAGATTGCAGTGGAAGCGCAGGAGATCTTGCGCACTGACAAGGAGCTCATTGCCACAGTACGCCGCCCGGCTGAGGCTGAGGCCCATCGCATACAGCAGATCGCAGAGGGTGAAAA GGTGAAGCAGGTCCTCTTGGCACAGGCAGAGGCTGAGAAGATCCGCAAAATTGGGGAGGCAGAGGCGGCAGTCATCGAGGCAATGGGCAAGGCAGAGGCTGAGCGGATGAAACTCAAGGCTGAAGCCTACCAGAAATATGGAGATGCAGCCAAGATGGCCCTGGTGCTGGAGGCCCTGCCGCAG ATTGCTGCCAAAATTGCTGCCCCACTGACCAAAGTTGATGAGATTGTGGTTCTCAGCGGGGACAACAGCAAGGTGACATCAGAAGTAAACCGGCTGCTGGCTGAGCTGCCCGCCTCTGTGCATGCCCTCACAGGTGTGGACCTCTCAAAG ATACCCTTGATCAAGAAAGCCACTGGTGCACAGGTGTGA
- the Flot2 gene encoding flotillin-2 isoform X1, translating to MGNCHTVGPNEALVVSGGCCGSDYKQYVFGGWAWAWWCISDTQRISLEIMTLQPRCEDVETAEGVALTVTGVAQVKIMTEKELLAVACEQFLGKNVQDIKNVVLQTLEGHLRSILGTLTVEQIYQDRDQFAKLVREVAAPDVGRMGIEILSFTIKDVYDKVDYLSSLGKTQTAVVQRDADIGVAEAERDAGIREAECKKEMLDVKFMADTKIADSKRAFELQKSAFSEEVNIKTAEAQLAYELQGAREQQKIRQEEIEIEVVQRKKQIAVEAQEILRTDKELIATVRRPAEAEAHRIQQIAEGEKVKQVLLAQAEAEKIRKIGEAEAAVIEAMGKAEAERMKLKAEAYQKYGDAAKMALVLEALPQIAAKIAAPLTKVDEIVVLSGDNSKVTSEVNRLLAELPASVHALTGVDLSKIPLIKKATGAQV from the exons ATGGGCAACTGTCACACGGTGGGGCCCAACGAAGCGCTAGTGGTTTCAG GGGGCTGTTGTGGTTCTGACTACAAACAGTACGTGTTTGGcggctgggcctgggcctggtggTGTATCTCCGACACTCAGAG GATTTCCCTAGAGATTATGACGTTGCAGCCCCGCTGCGAGGACGTAGAGACGGCCGAGGGGGTAGCTTTAACTGTGACGGGTGTCGCCCAG GTAAAGATCATGACAGAAAAGGAACTCTTGGCCGTGGCCTGCGAGCAGTTCCTGGGCAAGAATGTACAGGATATCAAGAACGTTGTCCTACAGACCCTAGAGGGGCATCTGCGTTCCATCCTAG GGACCCTGACTGTGGAACAGATATATCAGGATCGGGACCAGTTTGCCAAGTTAGTTCGAGAGGTGGCAGCCCCAGATGTTGGCCGCATGGGCATTGAGATCCTCAGCTTCACTATCAAA gaTGTTTATGACAAAGTGGACTATCTGAGTTCCCTGGGCAAGACTCAGACTGCCGTGGTGCAGAGAGATGCTGACATTGGTGTGGCCGAGGCTGAGCGGGATGCAGGCATCCGG GAAGCTGAGTGCAAAAAGGAGATGCTTGATGTGAAGTTCATGGCAGACACCAAGATTGCTGACTCTAAGAGAGCCTTTGAACTACAAAAGTCAGCCTTCAGTGAAGAAGTCAATATCAAA ACAGCTGAGGCCCAGTTGGCCTATGAGCTACAAGGGGCCCGTGAGCAGCAGAAGATCCGGCAGGAAGAGATTGAAATTGAAGTTGTGCAGCGTAAGAAGCAGATTGCAGTGGAAGCGCAGGAGATCTTGCGCACTGACAAGGAGCTCATTGCCACAGTACGCCGCCCGGCTGAGGCTGAGGCCCATCGCATACAGCAGATCGCAGAGGGTGAAAA GGTGAAGCAGGTCCTCTTGGCACAGGCAGAGGCTGAGAAGATCCGCAAAATTGGGGAGGCAGAGGCGGCAGTCATCGAGGCAATGGGCAAGGCAGAGGCTGAGCGGATGAAACTCAAGGCTGAAGCCTACCAGAAATATGGAGATGCAGCCAAGATGGCCCTGGTGCTGGAGGCCCTGCCGCAG ATTGCTGCCAAAATTGCTGCCCCACTGACCAAAGTTGATGAGATTGTGGTTCTCAGCGGGGACAACAGCAAGGTGACATCAGAAGTAAACCGGCTGCTGGCTGAGCTGCCCGCCTCTGTGCATGCCCTCACAGGTGTGGACCTCTCAAAG ATACCCTTGATCAAGAAAGCCACTGGTGCACAGGTGTGA
- the Flot2 gene encoding flotillin-2 isoform X3 → MTLQPRCEDVETAEGVALTVTGVAQVKIMTEKELLAVACEQFLGKNVQDIKNVVLQTLEGHLRSILGTLTVEQIYQDRDQFAKLVREVAAPDVGRMGIEILSFTIKDVYDKVDYLSSLGKTQTAVVQRDADIGVAEAERDAGIREAECKKEMLDVKFMADTKIADSKRAFELQKSAFSEEVNIKTAEAQLAYELQGAREQQKIRQEEIEIEVVQRKKQIAVEAQEILRTDKELIATVRRPAEAEAHRIQQIAEGEKVKQVLLAQAEAEKIRKIGEAEAAVIEAMGKAEAERMKLKAEAYQKYGDAAKMALVLEALPQIAAKIAAPLTKVDEIVVLSGDNSKVTSEVNRLLAELPASVHALTGVDLSKIPLIKKATGAQV, encoded by the exons ATGACGTTGCAGCCCCGCTGCGAGGACGTAGAGACGGCCGAGGGGGTAGCTTTAACTGTGACGGGTGTCGCCCAG GTAAAGATCATGACAGAAAAGGAACTCTTGGCCGTGGCCTGCGAGCAGTTCCTGGGCAAGAATGTACAGGATATCAAGAACGTTGTCCTACAGACCCTAGAGGGGCATCTGCGTTCCATCCTAG GGACCCTGACTGTGGAACAGATATATCAGGATCGGGACCAGTTTGCCAAGTTAGTTCGAGAGGTGGCAGCCCCAGATGTTGGCCGCATGGGCATTGAGATCCTCAGCTTCACTATCAAA gaTGTTTATGACAAAGTGGACTATCTGAGTTCCCTGGGCAAGACTCAGACTGCCGTGGTGCAGAGAGATGCTGACATTGGTGTGGCCGAGGCTGAGCGGGATGCAGGCATCCGG GAAGCTGAGTGCAAAAAGGAGATGCTTGATGTGAAGTTCATGGCAGACACCAAGATTGCTGACTCTAAGAGAGCCTTTGAACTACAAAAGTCAGCCTTCAGTGAAGAAGTCAATATCAAA ACAGCTGAGGCCCAGTTGGCCTATGAGCTACAAGGGGCCCGTGAGCAGCAGAAGATCCGGCAGGAAGAGATTGAAATTGAAGTTGTGCAGCGTAAGAAGCAGATTGCAGTGGAAGCGCAGGAGATCTTGCGCACTGACAAGGAGCTCATTGCCACAGTACGCCGCCCGGCTGAGGCTGAGGCCCATCGCATACAGCAGATCGCAGAGGGTGAAAA GGTGAAGCAGGTCCTCTTGGCACAGGCAGAGGCTGAGAAGATCCGCAAAATTGGGGAGGCAGAGGCGGCAGTCATCGAGGCAATGGGCAAGGCAGAGGCTGAGCGGATGAAACTCAAGGCTGAAGCCTACCAGAAATATGGAGATGCAGCCAAGATGGCCCTGGTGCTGGAGGCCCTGCCGCAG ATTGCTGCCAAAATTGCTGCCCCACTGACCAAAGTTGATGAGATTGTGGTTCTCAGCGGGGACAACAGCAAGGTGACATCAGAAGTAAACCGGCTGCTGGCTGAGCTGCCCGCCTCTGTGCATGCCCTCACAGGTGTGGACCTCTCAAAG ATACCCTTGATCAAGAAAGCCACTGGTGCACAGGTGTGA
- the Flot2 gene encoding flotillin-2 isoform X4: MTEKELLAVACEQFLGKNVQDIKNVVLQTLEGHLRSILGTLTVEQIYQDRDQFAKLVREVAAPDVGRMGIEILSFTIKDVYDKVDYLSSLGKTQTAVVQRDADIGVAEAERDAGIREAECKKEMLDVKFMADTKIADSKRAFELQKSAFSEEVNIKTAEAQLAYELQGAREQQKIRQEEIEIEVVQRKKQIAVEAQEILRTDKELIATVRRPAEAEAHRIQQIAEGEKVKQVLLAQAEAEKIRKIGEAEAAVIEAMGKAEAERMKLKAEAYQKYGDAAKMALVLEALPQIAAKIAAPLTKVDEIVVLSGDNSKVTSEVNRLLAELPASVHALTGVDLSKIPLIKKATGAQV; encoded by the exons ATGACAGAAAAGGAACTCTTGGCCGTGGCCTGCGAGCAGTTCCTGGGCAAGAATGTACAGGATATCAAGAACGTTGTCCTACAGACCCTAGAGGGGCATCTGCGTTCCATCCTAG GGACCCTGACTGTGGAACAGATATATCAGGATCGGGACCAGTTTGCCAAGTTAGTTCGAGAGGTGGCAGCCCCAGATGTTGGCCGCATGGGCATTGAGATCCTCAGCTTCACTATCAAA gaTGTTTATGACAAAGTGGACTATCTGAGTTCCCTGGGCAAGACTCAGACTGCCGTGGTGCAGAGAGATGCTGACATTGGTGTGGCCGAGGCTGAGCGGGATGCAGGCATCCGG GAAGCTGAGTGCAAAAAGGAGATGCTTGATGTGAAGTTCATGGCAGACACCAAGATTGCTGACTCTAAGAGAGCCTTTGAACTACAAAAGTCAGCCTTCAGTGAAGAAGTCAATATCAAA ACAGCTGAGGCCCAGTTGGCCTATGAGCTACAAGGGGCCCGTGAGCAGCAGAAGATCCGGCAGGAAGAGATTGAAATTGAAGTTGTGCAGCGTAAGAAGCAGATTGCAGTGGAAGCGCAGGAGATCTTGCGCACTGACAAGGAGCTCATTGCCACAGTACGCCGCCCGGCTGAGGCTGAGGCCCATCGCATACAGCAGATCGCAGAGGGTGAAAA GGTGAAGCAGGTCCTCTTGGCACAGGCAGAGGCTGAGAAGATCCGCAAAATTGGGGAGGCAGAGGCGGCAGTCATCGAGGCAATGGGCAAGGCAGAGGCTGAGCGGATGAAACTCAAGGCTGAAGCCTACCAGAAATATGGAGATGCAGCCAAGATGGCCCTGGTGCTGGAGGCCCTGCCGCAG ATTGCTGCCAAAATTGCTGCCCCACTGACCAAAGTTGATGAGATTGTGGTTCTCAGCGGGGACAACAGCAAGGTGACATCAGAAGTAAACCGGCTGCTGGCTGAGCTGCCCGCCTCTGTGCATGCCCTCACAGGTGTGGACCTCTCAAAG ATACCCTTGATCAAGAAAGCCACTGGTGCACAGGTGTGA